The Chryseobacterium sp. 52 genome includes a region encoding these proteins:
- a CDS encoding SusC/RagA family TonB-linked outer membrane protein, translating into MRKTVIPVLLVFSLSAYAQETKKADTANTTKIEEVVVTSLGIKRQARSLTYSSQQIGGDELTEVKTPNFLNSISGKVSNVQINRTNGVGSSVRVLMRGNKSANSSQPLYVIDGIPIINGVGKAPEASQYSTMPDAGDVLSSINPDDIESMNFLKGASASALYGSMGGNGVILITTKKGKLGRSSISYNTSLTVDQAYSLPKLQHSYLSYDPAVSGQAPGISNESWGAKGASKDHLKDFLQNGTTWVNSLSFESGTEKSTNYFSIGNTTNKGIVPSSYFDQYNISFRNSSKYLNDKLTLDANFIGSLQNSVNRQTPGVSFSPLVSLYWLPRGVDFDQYNDSNYSFIDKTRLLPAQNWWAIGPDGKFNGNPATQNPYWILNRNKVTVNNKNTYSALSLAYQINPWLSARVRGNYSWNVTDSQRGVSAYSDPNLITSSGINGRLLQNKYENSSTYGDVLLVGSPKLSEDISLDFTVGGSINTSRNTVTEIDNAYLSAPNLFTVSNLQWNVDRSVGDGFHNLYYSTKKQIQSVFASASLGYKNMFYVDMTFRNDWDSSLALTGTNGYDYESVGANAVLSSIFKLPETISFWKIRGSYATVGLGLPANLTTATSPYNTAYGYIVDAGQILYPKYSLVTDPAFSELFVKPELNKTFEAGTELRLFKNRLSFDITYYNSKATNQLLPVTISSNLGGLPSGSYYVNAGKIQNTGFESSLSYKILNSEKLGWTASLNGSTNKNKIVELFPDRLKVPENQLLALTGGGAYTKLKLGGSFGDIYGIKFLRDDQGRILVDADGKPLADKNLGYLGNPNPKFMLGFNNSFNIGKLGISFLIDGKFGGKVLSLTEKANDMLGVSQTSASARDAGGVSIPNAVYAPGTPNAGAAYTGLTDAKVYYKAVGANQEGAGIDEAYIYSATTVRLRQASIAYTFDVNSSYLRSATVSIVGTNLFFFYKKAPFDPEQVSGNTPGGVGVDSFGIPITRSIGLSLKANF; encoded by the coding sequence ATGAGAAAAACTGTTATACCGGTTTTATTAGTTTTTTCTTTATCTGCTTACGCACAGGAAACTAAAAAAGCAGATACTGCTAATACAACCAAAATTGAAGAGGTGGTTGTAACCTCTTTGGGGATCAAAAGGCAGGCCCGCTCTCTTACGTACTCCAGCCAGCAGATTGGTGGAGATGAATTGACGGAAGTGAAAACGCCCAATTTTTTAAACTCTATCAGTGGAAAAGTTTCCAACGTACAGATCAATAGAACTAACGGTGTGGGAAGTTCGGTTAGGGTTTTGATGAGAGGGAATAAATCTGCCAACAGTAGTCAGCCGCTATATGTAATAGATGGTATCCCTATTATTAACGGAGTTGGAAAGGCTCCTGAGGCCAGCCAATATTCTACAATGCCTGATGCAGGAGATGTTTTAAGCTCCATCAATCCAGATGATATTGAAAGCATGAACTTCTTAAAAGGGGCTTCTGCTTCAGCTCTTTATGGTTCTATGGGGGGTAATGGAGTTATCCTGATTACAACTAAGAAAGGAAAACTGGGTAGAAGTTCTATAAGTTATAACACCAGTCTGACGGTAGATCAGGCATATAGTCTTCCCAAGCTGCAACATAGCTATCTTTCTTATGATCCTGCAGTTTCTGGCCAAGCCCCTGGTATTTCCAATGAAAGCTGGGGAGCAAAAGGTGCTTCTAAGGATCACCTGAAAGATTTTCTACAGAATGGAACAACATGGGTTAATAGCCTTTCTTTCGAGTCAGGAACAGAAAAATCAACGAATTATTTCTCAATAGGGAATACCACTAATAAAGGGATTGTTCCTTCTTCTTATTTCGATCAATACAATATCTCTTTTAGGAATTCCAGTAAATACCTGAATGATAAATTAACGTTGGATGCTAATTTTATTGGTTCTTTGCAGAATAGTGTCAACAGACAGACTCCCGGTGTTTCTTTTTCTCCTTTAGTCAGTTTATATTGGTTACCCAGAGGAGTAGATTTTGATCAATATAATGATAGTAACTATTCTTTTATAGACAAAACGAGATTATTACCTGCTCAAAACTGGTGGGCTATAGGACCGGACGGAAAATTCAACGGAAATCCTGCCACACAAAATCCTTACTGGATATTAAACAGAAATAAAGTTACTGTCAATAACAAAAACACGTATAGTGCTTTATCTCTGGCATATCAAATCAACCCATGGTTATCTGCAAGGGTAAGAGGGAATTATAGTTGGAATGTTACAGATAGTCAAAGAGGAGTTTCAGCATATTCAGATCCAAATCTTATAACGAGTAGCGGAATTAATGGCAGGCTTCTTCAGAACAAATATGAAAACTCTTCTACTTATGGCGATGTCTTATTAGTAGGAAGTCCAAAATTGAGCGAAGATATTTCATTAGATTTTACAGTGGGTGGAAGTATCAATACCTCAAGAAATACAGTTACAGAAATTGATAATGCCTATTTGTCAGCTCCGAATCTGTTTACAGTCAGTAATCTGCAATGGAATGTAGATAGAAGCGTAGGAGATGGGTTTCATAATTTATATTACAGTACTAAAAAACAAATACAATCCGTTTTTGCAAGCGCGTCTTTGGGGTACAAAAATATGTTTTATGTAGATATGACCTTTAGAAATGATTGGGATTCTAGTTTGGCTTTAACAGGAACTAATGGGTACGATTATGAATCTGTAGGTGCTAATGCTGTATTATCCTCCATCTTTAAACTACCTGAAACCATTAGCTTTTGGAAAATAAGAGGATCTTATGCTACAGTAGGATTAGGATTACCAGCAAATTTAACAACTGCAACATCTCCATATAATACTGCTTACGGATATATTGTGGATGCCGGTCAGATTTTATATCCTAAATATTCACTTGTGACAGATCCTGCTTTCAGTGAATTATTTGTAAAGCCGGAACTCAATAAGACTTTTGAAGCTGGTACTGAATTAAGATTGTTTAAAAACCGTTTAAGTTTTGATATCACCTATTACAATTCAAAAGCGACCAACCAGCTTCTGCCGGTTACTATCTCCTCTAATTTAGGAGGTTTGCCATCTGGTTCCTATTATGTAAATGCTGGAAAAATACAAAATACAGGTTTTGAATCTTCCCTATCCTATAAAATATTAAATTCAGAAAAATTAGGCTGGACGGCTAGTTTAAATGGGTCTACAAACAAAAACAAAATTGTAGAATTGTTTCCAGATAGGTTAAAGGTTCCGGAAAATCAACTTCTTGCACTTACTGGAGGTGGTGCTTATACAAAGCTTAAATTGGGCGGGTCTTTCGGGGATATCTATGGGATTAAATTCCTGAGAGATGACCAGGGGAGAATTCTGGTTGATGCTGATGGAAAGCCTTTGGCAGATAAAAACCTTGGTTATTTAGGGAATCCGAATCCTAAATTTATGTTAGGGTTTAACAACTCTTTTAATATTGGAAAATTGGGAATTTCTTTTCTGATTGATGGAAAGTTTGGGGGTAAAGTTCTATCTCTTACAGAAAAAGCAAATGATATGCTTGGGGTAAGCCAGACAAGCGCTTCTGCCAGGGATGCAGGCGGAGTATCTATCCCGAATGCTGTATATGCGCCAGGAACTCCTAATGCAGGAGCGGCGTACACCGGGTTAACCGATGCTAAAGTTTATTATAAAGCTGTAGGAGCGAACCAGGAAGGAGCAGGAATTGATGAAGCGTATATATATAGTGCAACAACTGTAAGACTGCGCCAGGCATCTATAGCATATACTTTTGATGTTAACTCTAGCTACCTGAGAAGCGCAACTGTAAGTATAGTGGGAACAAATCTATTTTTCTTTTATAAAAAAGCACCGTTTGATCCTGAACAGGTTTCAGGAAATACACCTGGTGGTGTAGGAGTGGATTCTTTTGGTATACCAATTACCAGATCTATCGGATTATCATTAAAAGCTAACTTCTAA